One genomic window of Methyloceanibacter sp. wino2 includes the following:
- the rsmA gene encoding 16S rRNA (adenine(1518)-N(6)/adenine(1519)-N(6))-dimethyltransferase RsmA, whose protein sequence is MTAPDGLPPLREVIRAAGLSAKKSLGQNFLLDLNLTRRIARYAGPLEGVTVVEVGPGPGGLTRALLMEGAAKVIAIERDERCLAPLQDIAAAYPDRLEIMSADAREVDYGALPIHGPARLVANLPYSVGTPLLIGWLKSSPWPPWFDSLVLMFQREVADRIVAAPGGKEYGRLAVLCQWRTDPRILFSLPPDAFTPKPKVASAVVKLVPKEHPEPSCDVSVLERVTAAAFGQRRKMLRASLKQVTPDPESLLTGLGLDPKARAETLDIADFCRIANALTQKG, encoded by the coding sequence ATGACCGCGCCGGACGGTCTGCCGCCCTTGCGGGAGGTGATACGGGCGGCGGGCCTGTCGGCAAAGAAGAGCCTCGGTCAGAACTTTCTGCTGGATCTCAACCTCACCCGGCGCATCGCGCGCTACGCAGGGCCGTTGGAAGGCGTCACCGTAGTCGAGGTGGGCCCGGGTCCCGGCGGCCTGACCCGTGCCCTTCTCATGGAGGGCGCGGCCAAGGTTATCGCCATCGAACGCGACGAGCGCTGCCTGGCGCCGCTCCAGGACATCGCCGCGGCCTATCCGGACCGGCTGGAGATCATGAGCGCCGATGCCCGCGAGGTCGACTACGGCGCCTTACCGATCCACGGCCCTGCGCGCCTCGTCGCCAACCTTCCCTACAGTGTCGGCACACCCCTTCTGATCGGTTGGCTTAAGAGCAGTCCGTGGCCGCCGTGGTTCGACAGTCTCGTGCTGATGTTTCAGCGGGAGGTCGCCGACCGCATCGTTGCCGCGCCGGGCGGCAAGGAGTACGGACGCCTCGCGGTTCTGTGCCAGTGGCGCACGGATCCGCGCATCCTGTTCTCGCTGCCGCCGGACGCCTTCACGCCGAAACCGAAAGTCGCCTCGGCCGTGGTCAAGCTCGTGCCGAAGGAGCATCCCGAGCCCTCGTGTGATGTGAGTGTGTTGGAGCGCGTGACGGCCGCCGCCTTCGGACAGCGGCGCAAAATGCTTCGCGCGAGCCTTAAGCAAGTCACGCCCGATCCTGAGAGCCTTCTGACGGGGCTTGGTCTCGATCCCAAAGCCAGGGCCGAAACGCTCGACATCGCCGACTTTTGCCGTATCGCGAATGCGCTCACTCAAAAGGGATAG
- a CDS encoding leucyl aminopeptidase — protein MEFALTKPTTLSFASPTGAAADGIAVVFAEEGPKLTPAAQDLDKKTKGLLRQAAKIAGFKGKQGTSVDVLAPQGVKFARIVLVGLGKLKDYANDDWLNFGGAVRGKLTGREGDTAHVYLETAKDDITPEDVASFALGAQLRNYTFDKYKSKKPTKNDDDKSLKRLVIHCADPRAAGRAYTPERAILDGVNFARDLVNEPANVLNPAEFAARAKTLTKAGVQVTVLSEAQMKRLGMGALLAVGQGSENTSHVAVMQWKGGGRQGGDPIAIVGKGVTFDTGGISLKPAAGMEDMKGDMGGAGCVAGLMLALAERKAKVNVVGVIGLVENMPSGTATRPGDVVESMSGTTIEVLNTDAEGRMVLADCLWYAQEKFKPKAVINLATLTGAVMVALGKLHAGLFSNNDELSEQLTAAGKETGETLWRLPLGPKYDKLIDSKVADIKNTGGRWGGSISAAQFLQRFIKPDTPWAHLDIAGTAMASEPTEVNRSWGSGFGVRLLDRFIRDQYERR, from the coding sequence ATGGAGTTTGCCTTGACCAAACCGACGACGTTGTCCTTTGCCAGCCCGACCGGCGCCGCCGCCGACGGTATCGCTGTTGTCTTCGCCGAGGAGGGCCCCAAGCTCACGCCGGCCGCGCAGGATCTCGACAAGAAGACCAAGGGTCTGCTGAGACAGGCCGCGAAAATCGCCGGCTTCAAGGGCAAGCAGGGAACGAGTGTCGATGTGCTCGCACCACAAGGCGTCAAGTTCGCGCGGATCGTTCTCGTGGGTCTCGGCAAGCTCAAGGACTACGCGAACGACGACTGGCTCAATTTCGGCGGCGCGGTTCGCGGCAAGCTGACAGGCCGGGAAGGGGATACGGCGCATGTCTATCTCGAGACGGCGAAAGACGACATCACGCCTGAGGACGTCGCGAGCTTCGCGCTTGGGGCGCAGCTCCGGAACTACACGTTCGACAAATACAAATCCAAGAAGCCCACGAAGAACGATGACGACAAATCACTCAAGCGTCTCGTTATCCATTGCGCCGACCCGCGGGCGGCCGGACGGGCCTACACGCCTGAGCGTGCCATCCTCGATGGCGTCAATTTCGCGCGCGATCTCGTCAACGAGCCGGCCAACGTACTGAACCCGGCCGAGTTCGCGGCCCGCGCCAAGACGCTGACCAAGGCCGGCGTGCAAGTCACCGTCCTGAGCGAGGCTCAGATGAAGCGGCTCGGCATGGGCGCGCTTCTGGCCGTTGGGCAGGGCAGTGAGAACACCAGCCATGTCGCGGTGATGCAGTGGAAAGGCGGCGGTCGGCAGGGCGGCGATCCGATCGCGATTGTCGGCAAGGGCGTGACCTTCGATACGGGCGGCATCTCTCTGAAGCCCGCCGCCGGCATGGAGGACATGAAAGGCGACATGGGCGGTGCGGGCTGCGTCGCCGGGCTCATGCTCGCGCTTGCCGAACGCAAGGCGAAGGTCAACGTGGTCGGCGTGATCGGCTTGGTGGAGAACATGCCGAGCGGGACGGCGACGCGCCCCGGCGATGTGGTCGAGTCCATGTCGGGCACCACGATTGAAGTGCTCAACACCGACGCGGAAGGGCGCATGGTCCTGGCCGACTGCCTCTGGTACGCCCAGGAGAAATTCAAGCCGAAGGCCGTCATCAACCTTGCGACGCTCACCGGCGCCGTAATGGTGGCGCTCGGCAAGCTGCATGCGGGTCTCTTCTCGAACAACGACGAACTGTCCGAGCAACTGACCGCCGCGGGTAAGGAGACCGGCGAGACGCTGTGGCGGCTGCCGCTTGGCCCGAAATACGACAAGCTCATCGACTCCAAGGTTGCGGACATCAAGAACACGGGCGGCCGCTGGGGCGGCTCGATCTCTGCCGCGCAATTCCTGCAGCGCTTCATCAAGCCGGATACGCCGTGGGCGCATCTGGACATCGCCGGCACCGCCATGGCGTCGGAGCCGACCGAGGTCAATCGAAGCTGGGGATCGGGCTTCGGCGTGCGTTTGCTCGACCGCTTTATCCGGGATCAGTACGAGCGCCGATAG
- a CDS encoding LPS-assembly protein LptD translates to MLLQADELIYENNNSRVTARGNVEVYYGDYTLLADRIVYDRSANTLAAEGNVRMKDPDGAVITANELTLTDDFRDGFVDALRFVTQDDTRITAQSASREAGNVTVFQKGMFTPCKICRENPDKAPTWRIRAGKITHKRDQAKITFNNATFDLFGVPVLWAPYFETADPTVKRKSGFLIPSYSHSNELGNSIQVPYYFALSDYYDFTFAPMWTENAGTLLLGDWRQRTANGGFNIELAGVFDNVNDYSSPAYGDDFRGSIKTKGVFALDPYYSVGWDVLLETDETFRRYYNLDSRLRTDRVSQIYLEGLRGRNYFSTRFYNTQSLLFTDEEFSEAVVYPIIDYDYIVDKPVLGGELSFNSNTMVFSSADGTDSNRFIMEANWRRQITDGIGQVFTPFGRVRGDVYSLDNPGVLELGGTEDLTIDDPYSVLSDNRDNGTIWRGNAVAGLEYRYPFVTTTGMVTHTIEPIGQIIARPDSIGDQQEIPNEDALSLVFDDTILFDIDKFSGYDRIETGTRINAGFGYTAQLASGGYARAVFGQSYQVAGDNEFDNAFYQNSGLSTSNSDYVTGVYVQTVSGFAFTGQARFDQDNLDMVRTDLGSSLNYGPVQARVNYAKVPGTIETSDITPNLTNVVNADDSEEILLAGALAITDEWWLLGNLRYDIAGSQTITDGLGLRYQDDCFKIDVTYQRSFIRDQDIEPDERFVFTFALKHLGEYTASADAGALGTSDSGGL, encoded by the coding sequence ATGCTGCTGCAGGCGGACGAGTTGATCTACGAGAACAACAACTCCCGGGTCACCGCGCGCGGCAATGTCGAGGTCTATTACGGCGACTATACGCTGCTCGCCGATCGCATCGTCTATGACCGCAGCGCCAATACGCTTGCGGCCGAAGGCAATGTCCGGATGAAGGACCCCGACGGTGCCGTCATCACCGCGAACGAACTGACCCTGACCGACGACTTCCGCGACGGCTTCGTCGACGCCTTGAGATTCGTGACACAGGACGACACGCGCATCACCGCGCAGTCGGCTTCGCGCGAGGCCGGGAATGTCACGGTGTTCCAGAAGGGCATGTTCACGCCTTGTAAGATCTGCCGCGAGAACCCCGACAAGGCTCCGACCTGGCGCATCCGCGCCGGCAAGATCACGCACAAGCGCGATCAGGCGAAGATCACGTTCAACAACGCGACCTTCGACCTCTTCGGTGTGCCGGTTCTCTGGGCCCCCTATTTCGAGACCGCTGACCCCACGGTCAAACGCAAGTCCGGCTTCCTGATCCCGTCCTACAGCCACTCGAACGAGCTCGGCAACTCGATTCAGGTGCCCTACTACTTCGCCCTGTCCGACTACTACGATTTCACCTTTGCCCCGATGTGGACGGAGAATGCCGGCACGTTGCTGCTCGGCGACTGGCGGCAGCGCACGGCGAACGGCGGCTTCAACATCGAGCTCGCAGGCGTCTTCGACAACGTCAACGACTACAGCAGCCCCGCCTATGGCGACGACTTCCGCGGCAGCATCAAGACCAAGGGCGTGTTCGCGCTCGACCCCTACTACTCTGTGGGTTGGGACGTCTTGCTCGAAACCGACGAGACGTTCCGGCGCTACTACAACCTCGACTCGCGCTTGCGCACCGATCGCGTCTCTCAGATCTATCTCGAGGGCCTGCGCGGACGGAACTATTTCTCGACGCGCTTCTACAACACGCAGAGCCTGCTGTTCACTGACGAGGAGTTCTCCGAGGCCGTTGTCTATCCGATCATCGACTACGACTACATCGTCGATAAGCCGGTTCTCGGCGGCGAGCTGAGCTTCAACAGCAACACGATGGTGTTCTCCAGCGCCGACGGTACGGACTCGAACCGCTTCATCATGGAGGCGAACTGGCGCCGGCAGATCACCGACGGCATCGGCCAGGTCTTTACACCGTTCGGACGCGTGCGCGGCGACGTCTATAGTCTCGACAATCCGGGTGTACTCGAATTGGGCGGCACCGAGGATCTCACGATCGACGATCCCTACAGCGTGCTTTCCGACAACCGGGACAACGGCACGATCTGGCGCGGCAACGCGGTCGCCGGTCTTGAGTATCGCTATCCGTTCGTCACCACGACCGGCATGGTCACGCACACCATCGAACCCATTGGGCAGATCATCGCTCGACCCGACTCCATCGGGGACCAGCAGGAGATCCCCAATGAGGACGCTCTAAGCTTGGTGTTCGACGATACGATCCTGTTCGATATCGACAAGTTCTCCGGCTACGACCGGATCGAAACGGGCACGCGGATCAATGCCGGCTTCGGCTATACCGCCCAACTCGCGAGCGGCGGTTACGCTCGTGCCGTCTTCGGTCAAAGCTACCAGGTCGCCGGCGACAACGAGTTCGACAACGCGTTCTACCAGAACAGCGGCCTGTCGACGAGCAACTCGGATTACGTTACGGGTGTCTATGTCCAGACCGTGAGCGGCTTCGCCTTTACCGGCCAGGCGCGCTTCGATCAGGATAATTTGGACATGGTCCGGACCGATCTCGGCTCCAGCCTCAACTACGGCCCGGTTCAGGCGCGGGTGAACTACGCGAAGGTCCCGGGCACGATCGAGACGAGCGACATCACGCCGAACCTCACCAACGTCGTGAACGCGGACGACAGCGAGGAAATTCTGCTTGCCGGCGCACTGGCCATCACCGACGAGTGGTGGCTGCTCGGCAATCTGCGGTACGACATCGCGGGCAGCCAGACGATCACGGACGGTCTCGGCCTTCGGTACCAGGACGATTGCTTCAAGATCGATGTGACCTACCAGCGTTCGTTCATCCGCGACCAGGATATCGAGCCGGATGAGCGCTTCGTCTTCACCTTCGCCCTGAAGCACCTCGGCGAGTACACGGCCTCGGCCGATGCCGGTGCACTCGGCACCAGCGATAGCGGAGGGCTCTAG
- the lptG gene encoding LPS export ABC transporter permease LptG, with product MPGISARGTLARYFSARFLAAMVAMFLVCCVLIFFVDFIEILRRSGKYSNEASGFLLVWITLLRLPSFSELTLPFAVLIGTIVIFLMLSRTSELVVLRAAGVSVWQFTLPAILVAFLLGIGFVTVYNPVAASARGEAERLYAAAFGKGDSFLQSAGSTGAWLREDGADGPSVVHALRVLNQGLELRGVSVFQYSPSHELTERIEAKRAVLKNGRWELEEAWVSAPGREPVLYENYLLSTYLTPTQVRDTLGTVYSISFWDLPNFIEIAERAGLPATQYRVQYQLLLSRPFLLVTMVLIAATCSLQSFRFGNVQINAVFGLAAGFGFFVFAEISRNFAMSGLTSAVAAAWIPVIVAMSLALTVLLYKEDG from the coding sequence ATGCCAGGCATCAGTGCACGTGGAACGCTCGCGCGCTATTTCTCTGCGCGTTTCCTCGCCGCTATGGTGGCGATGTTCCTAGTCTGCTGCGTGCTGATCTTCTTCGTGGACTTCATCGAGATTCTACGGCGCTCGGGAAAATACTCGAACGAAGCGTCTGGTTTTCTTTTGGTGTGGATCACGCTGTTGCGTCTGCCGTCGTTCTCCGAACTCACCCTACCCTTCGCAGTTCTCATCGGGACGATCGTGATCTTCCTGATGCTCAGCCGCACTTCCGAACTTGTCGTCTTGCGGGCCGCCGGCGTTTCGGTTTGGCAGTTCACCCTTCCTGCCATCCTCGTCGCCTTCCTGCTCGGGATCGGATTCGTGACCGTCTACAACCCGGTCGCGGCGTCCGCACGCGGCGAAGCCGAACGGCTTTATGCGGCGGCGTTCGGAAAAGGCGACTCCTTCCTGCAATCGGCAGGAAGTACCGGTGCGTGGTTGCGTGAAGATGGCGCGGACGGCCCCTCCGTCGTCCATGCTTTGCGCGTCCTCAACCAAGGACTCGAACTGCGCGGCGTCTCGGTGTTCCAGTACAGCCCCAGCCACGAACTGACCGAGCGCATCGAAGCCAAACGCGCCGTCTTGAAGAACGGCCGTTGGGAACTGGAGGAGGCTTGGGTCAGTGCCCCGGGCCGTGAACCGGTTCTGTACGAAAACTATCTGCTGAGTACCTATCTGACCCCGACACAGGTGCGCGACACGCTCGGCACCGTCTACTCGATATCGTTTTGGGATCTTCCGAACTTCATCGAGATTGCCGAGCGTGCCGGATTGCCAGCCACTCAGTACCGCGTGCAGTACCAGTTGCTCTTGTCGCGACCGTTCTTGCTCGTGACCATGGTGCTCATCGCGGCGACATGCTCGCTGCAGAGCTTCCGGTTCGGCAACGTGCAGATCAACGCCGTGTTCGGATTGGCCGCCGGATTCGGGTTCTTCGTCTTCGCCGAGATCTCGCGAAACTTCGCCATGTCGGGCCTCACCTCCGCGGTCGCGGCGGCGTGGATTCCGGTCATCGTCGCAATGTCACTCGCACTCACTGTGCTCTTGTACAAAGAGGACGGATGA
- the hflX gene encoding GTPase HflX: MRAVVFAPILDARAGRPRRERSLGAGAEAPDRTPQARLEEAVGLAAAIDLDIRASGVVPVPQPKPATLFGSGKVEELAGLVRMEEAELVIVDHPLTPVQQRNLETAWQAKVLDRTGLILEIFGERARTREGRLQVELAHLVYQKSRLVRSWTHLERQRGGFGFLGGPGETQIETDRRLLSERITKIQNELEHVRQTRTLHRKSRQRVPYPAVALVGYTNAGKSTLFNTLTGAEVLAQDILFATLDPTIRALQLPNGSKSVLSDTVGFISDLPTTLVAAFRATLEEVQEADLILHVRDISDGATASQRADVNAVLADLGINADEEPDRVLEVWNKADLLDPDTLEHARNEAARHGAILVSAVSGEGLDALLAEIETRLNRRRQTLEIVVQPQEGALSNWIYENCEVISRADLGEGAVSLRIRVAPEKRDKLARVAGASRLQTAVE, translated from the coding sequence GTGCGTGCGGTTGTCTTCGCGCCAATCCTCGACGCGAGGGCAGGCCGGCCCCGGCGCGAAAGGTCTCTCGGCGCAGGTGCCGAGGCCCCGGACCGGACCCCGCAAGCCCGGCTCGAAGAAGCCGTCGGTCTCGCGGCTGCCATCGATCTCGACATTCGCGCCAGCGGCGTCGTTCCCGTACCGCAGCCGAAGCCCGCGACCCTGTTCGGATCCGGCAAGGTCGAAGAGCTCGCAGGGCTCGTCCGCATGGAAGAAGCCGAGCTTGTCATTGTCGACCATCCACTGACACCCGTGCAGCAGCGCAATCTCGAAACGGCCTGGCAGGCAAAGGTGCTCGACCGGACCGGGTTGATCCTGGAGATCTTCGGCGAACGCGCCAGGACGCGGGAAGGGCGCCTGCAGGTCGAGCTGGCCCATCTCGTCTATCAGAAGAGCCGGCTGGTTCGCTCCTGGACCCACCTGGAGCGGCAACGGGGCGGCTTCGGCTTTCTCGGCGGTCCCGGCGAAACCCAGATCGAAACCGACCGGCGCTTGCTTTCCGAGCGCATCACCAAGATCCAAAACGAGCTGGAGCACGTGCGCCAAACGCGGACGCTGCACCGGAAGTCGCGCCAGCGCGTGCCGTATCCGGCCGTGGCGCTGGTGGGCTACACCAATGCCGGCAAGTCCACGCTGTTCAACACGCTGACCGGCGCCGAGGTCCTCGCCCAGGACATCCTGTTCGCCACGCTCGATCCCACTATTCGCGCGCTCCAGCTGCCGAACGGATCGAAATCCGTCCTGTCCGACACGGTGGGCTTCATCTCGGACCTGCCGACCACGCTCGTGGCCGCGTTCCGCGCGACGCTCGAGGAGGTGCAAGAGGCGGACCTCATCCTCCATGTTCGGGACATTTCAGACGGCGCGACGGCGAGCCAGCGCGCGGACGTGAACGCGGTTCTCGCCGATCTCGGGATCAACGCCGACGAGGAGCCGGACCGCGTGCTCGAAGTCTGGAACAAGGCCGATCTACTCGACCCCGACACCCTGGAGCATGCCCGGAACGAGGCGGCGCGGCACGGCGCCATCCTGGTCTCCGCCGTGAGCGGTGAGGGCCTCGACGCCTTGCTCGCCGAAATCGAAACCCGCCTGAACCGACGCCGCCAGACTCTCGAGATCGTGGTGCAGCCGCAAGAAGGCGCGCTGTCGAACTGGATCTACGAAAACTGCGAAGTGATCAGCCGCGCAGATCTTGGAGAGGGCGCTGTGTCCTTGCGTATTCGCGTGGCGCCGGAGAAGCGCGACAAGCTCGCGCGTGTTGCCGGTGCATCGCGCTTGCAGACCGCGGTCGAGTAG
- the pdxA gene encoding 4-hydroxythreonine-4-phosphate dehydrogenase PdxA encodes MSVSVPKPLALTIGDPAGIGPDITLLAFEARHREQLPPFVYLGDKAILEARAKQLGLSVRVETVSRPMEAVDVFADALPILPIPVPVPVQPGTPEPGSQAAVTASIEAAVEMVQSGEARAVVTNPISKSNLYQAGFTFPGHTEYLAALASANGQAPHPVMMLASDILKVVPVTIHIPLKDVPSALTRDLLMKTIAITDRDMRRRFGLARPRIAVSGLNPHAGEDGSLGREETDIIASTILAAQDAGLDVHGPYPADTLFHEAARERYDVAICMYHDQALVPFKTLAFEDGVNVTLGLPFVRTSPDHGTAFDIAGTGKANPRSLIEALRLADAMTAEGTGSRA; translated from the coding sequence ATGTCAGTCTCGGTCCCCAAGCCCCTCGCCCTGACCATCGGCGACCCAGCCGGCATCGGTCCGGACATTACGTTGCTTGCCTTCGAGGCACGGCACCGCGAACAGCTGCCTCCCTTTGTCTATCTCGGCGACAAAGCCATACTGGAAGCGCGTGCCAAGCAGCTCGGCCTCTCCGTACGGGTTGAGACGGTATCGCGCCCCATGGAGGCGGTCGACGTCTTCGCCGACGCCTTGCCGATCCTTCCGATTCCCGTACCGGTTCCGGTGCAGCCGGGTACGCCCGAGCCCGGATCCCAGGCCGCCGTGACAGCCTCCATCGAAGCAGCCGTCGAAATGGTTCAGTCCGGCGAAGCGCGGGCCGTCGTGACCAATCCGATTTCCAAATCGAATCTGTACCAGGCGGGCTTCACCTTTCCGGGGCATACGGAATATTTGGCTGCGCTCGCCTCGGCGAACGGCCAGGCCCCGCATCCCGTCATGATGCTCGCGTCCGACATTCTGAAAGTCGTCCCCGTGACCATCCACATCCCGTTGAAAGATGTGCCATCCGCGTTGACGCGTGATCTGTTGATGAAGACGATTGCGATCACGGACAGAGACATGCGCCGGCGCTTCGGGCTTGCGCGGCCAAGGATCGCCGTGAGCGGCCTCAATCCGCATGCCGGAGAGGACGGCAGTCTCGGCCGCGAGGAGACCGACATCATCGCGAGCACGATCCTCGCGGCGCAAGACGCGGGTCTCGATGTCCATGGCCCCTACCCGGCGGACACGCTGTTTCATGAAGCGGCTCGCGAGCGCTACGACGTGGCGATCTGCATGTATCACGATCAGGCCCTGGTGCCGTTCAAGACGCTCGCCTTCGAAGACGGCGTCAACGTCACGCTCGGCCTGCCCTTCGTGCGCACCTCGCCGGACCACGGCACCGCCTTCGACATCGCCGGCACCGGCAAAGCCAACCCGAGAAGCCTCATCGAAGCCCTGCGGCTGGCAGACGCCATGACCGCCGAGGGCACAGGTTCTCGCGCATGA
- the gmk gene encoding guanylate kinase, with translation MSAPMETIKRRGLMLVLSSPSGAGKTTIARRVLNEDPGIAASISHTTRARRPGEVDGRDYHFIDKQTFTKMRDEKAFLEWALVFDNFYGTTRAPVDEALADGRDVLFDVDWQGADSLREQANDDVVSVFVLPPTAGALEERLKARAQDSDDVVARRMAGASNEIQHWTAYDYVLVNFDVDQSVAAVHAVLAAERLKRTRLTGLDGFVQGLLTEL, from the coding sequence ATGAGCGCTCCCATGGAGACGATCAAACGTCGCGGCCTCATGCTGGTGCTGTCGTCGCCGTCCGGCGCGGGTAAGACGACGATCGCGCGGCGGGTCTTGAACGAGGATCCCGGCATTGCCGCTTCGATCTCGCACACGACGCGCGCGCGGCGCCCCGGAGAAGTCGACGGCAGGGACTACCACTTCATCGACAAGCAGACCTTCACGAAGATGCGGGACGAGAAGGCCTTCCTGGAATGGGCTCTCGTGTTCGACAATTTCTACGGCACCACACGGGCACCCGTGGACGAAGCGTTGGCGGACGGCCGCGACGTGCTGTTCGACGTGGATTGGCAGGGGGCCGACTCGCTTCGCGAGCAAGCCAATGACGATGTCGTCTCGGTGTTCGTCCTGCCGCCGACGGCGGGCGCGCTCGAGGAACGCCTAAAGGCTCGCGCGCAGGATTCGGACGACGTGGTCGCACGCCGCATGGCGGGGGCCAGCAACGAAATCCAGCATTGGACCGCTTACGACTATGTGCTCGTCAATTTCGACGTGGACCAGTCCGTCGCGGCAGTGCATGCGGTGCTGGCGGCGGAGCGTTTGAAGCGCACACGGCTGACCGGCTTGGACGGGTTCGTGCAGGGGCTCCTGACCGAGCTTTAG
- the mazG gene encoding nucleoside triphosphate pyrophosphohydrolase encodes MTGSRIKPDDKTYTLADLLAVMARLRDPETGCPWDVKQSFESIAPYTIEEAYEVADAIERGDMNGLKDELGDLLLQVVYHAQLADETGAFAFGDVADAITRKMIRRHPHVFEDPTRRDEFLGSGLWEQIKAEEKAGRGEATDATSILTDVPVGMPGLTRAAKLQKRAADVGFDWSDVGLIIEKVEEELAELKDAIAHNEPQERIADEFGDVAFVLANVARHLQVDPESALRGTCNKFIRRFQHIETALAAEGRTPKDADLEEMEALWNAAKLAEKAAKQDQDASCGDSE; translated from the coding sequence ATGACCGGTTCGCGCATCAAACCGGACGACAAGACCTATACGCTGGCCGATCTGCTGGCCGTCATGGCGCGGCTGCGCGACCCTGAAACGGGTTGTCCGTGGGACGTGAAGCAGAGCTTCGAGAGCATCGCGCCCTACACCATCGAGGAAGCCTACGAGGTGGCCGACGCCATCGAGCGTGGCGACATGAATGGTCTGAAGGACGAGCTCGGGGATCTGCTGTTGCAGGTCGTCTACCACGCGCAACTTGCCGACGAGACGGGCGCTTTCGCGTTCGGGGACGTCGCCGATGCCATCACCAGGAAGATGATCCGGCGGCATCCGCACGTGTTCGAGGACCCTACCCGCCGCGATGAGTTCCTAGGCTCGGGCCTGTGGGAACAGATCAAGGCTGAGGAAAAGGCGGGGCGTGGTGAAGCCACGGATGCAACCAGCATCCTCACCGATGTGCCCGTGGGCATGCCGGGGTTGACGCGTGCAGCTAAGCTCCAGAAGCGCGCAGCAGATGTCGGGTTCGATTGGTCTGACGTCGGACTGATTATCGAGAAGGTCGAGGAAGAGCTTGCCGAGTTGAAGGACGCCATCGCCCACAACGAGCCTCAGGAGCGCATCGCGGACGAGTTCGGGGATGTAGCCTTCGTTTTGGCCAACGTGGCCAGACATCTGCAGGTCGATCCGGAATCCGCCTTGCGGGGCACCTGCAACAAGTTCATCCGCCGGTTTCAGCACATCGAGACCGCGCTGGCCGCCGAGGGCCGCACGCCGAAAGATGCAGATCTCGAGGAGATGGAGGCGCTTTGGAACGCGGCCAAGCTTGCGGAGAAAGCCGCGAAACAAGACCAAGACGCTTCCTGCGGGGATTCGGAGTAG
- the lptF gene encoding LPS export ABC transporter permease LptF, which produces MTLFSRYMFRQVTSAFLLILLTLTAIIWLATALKQLDLITSQGQGLIIFFQMTALSLPSLITLIAPNAVLMAALYTLDRMNGDSEIIVMTAAGATVWRICRPLIALALIVSMLILLVNVFVNPACMRALRDLITQVRADLISQVLQPGRFSSPERGLTFHIRGRSQDGELQGLLFHDERDSKQVMSYLADRGRILSNDEGSFLIMFDGYVHRYNAKDKDKSVQIIAFDQNMVDLSKFTEGGDKRNKLEPKQMPIMSLIDPPTEDGLSDKDYGLLRYELHERLATPLYPLAFIFLAIALMGQARTTRESRWGQILTVFGLAVAIRVAGITVGNLVTLNAWAVILVYAIPIGAILIAAWTAHVRMSPELRSKLNFELKFQPKNIKLWTARGVQTG; this is translated from the coding sequence ATGACGCTCTTTAGCCGATACATGTTTCGGCAGGTGACGAGTGCGTTTCTCCTCATCCTGCTGACGCTGACGGCCATTATCTGGCTGGCTACAGCGTTGAAACAGCTCGACCTTATTACCTCGCAAGGTCAGGGCCTGATTATCTTTTTTCAGATGACGGCGCTCAGCCTGCCGAGCCTCATCACCCTGATCGCCCCCAATGCCGTCCTCATGGCGGCGCTCTACACCCTCGACCGGATGAACGGCGACAGCGAGATCATCGTCATGACGGCCGCCGGCGCCACCGTCTGGCGGATCTGCCGGCCCCTCATCGCCCTGGCGCTGATCGTGAGCATGCTGATCCTGCTGGTGAACGTGTTCGTCAATCCCGCCTGCATGCGGGCACTCCGCGACCTCATCACGCAGGTTCGCGCCGATCTGATCTCGCAAGTCCTTCAACCAGGACGGTTTTCCAGCCCCGAGCGGGGTCTGACCTTCCATATTCGCGGCCGCTCCCAGGACGGCGAACTGCAGGGGCTTCTGTTCCACGACGAGCGAGATTCGAAGCAGGTTATGAGCTATCTCGCCGACAGAGGGCGAATTCTCAGCAATGACGAAGGTAGCTTTTTGATAATGTTCGATGGATACGTTCATCGATACAACGCCAAGGACAAAGATAAATCGGTTCAGATAATTGCGTTCGATCAGAACATGGTCGATCTATCCAAGTTTACAGAAGGCGGAGACAAGCGAAATAAGCTTGAGCCCAAACAAATGCCAATCATGAGCCTCATAGATCCGCCTACAGAAGACGGGCTCTCAGATAAAGATTATGGGCTTCTGCGCTATGAATTACATGAACGACTGGCAACGCCGCTCTATCCTCTTGCCTTTATCTTTCTCGCCATTGCGCTGATGGGCCAGGCGCGGACAACGCGCGAGAGTAGATGGGGGCAGATTCTCACGGTTTTTGGGCTTGCAGTCGCCATCAGGGTCGCCGGCATAACAGTCGGAAATCTGGTCACGCTGAATGCGTGGGCGGTGATCCTCGTATATGCTATTCCAATCGGGGCGATTCTGATTGCGGCGTGGACGGCGCACGTTAGAATGTCGCCAGAACTGCGGTCCAAGCTGAACTTCGAGCTCAAGTTTCAGCCCAAAAACATAAAGTTGTGGACCGCACGAGGGGTACAGACGGGGTGA